The following are encoded together in the Natronolimnobius sp. AArcel1 genome:
- a CDS encoding RNase P subunit p30 family protein: MYEAVHADPDGDSTVARVAATAADYGLEGVVVRNRAGARATYDADEIRERYGVDVVSGIEIHADTPEQASGAVGNYRTDKTIVAVAGGSPALNRFAVENEKVDVLAQPFAGDGDVNHVIVKAALENGVRLEFDLSPVLRTHGGRRVRALQSLRKLREIVDHYDAPYVVSARPSSHLEIRAPRELDALGEELGFSSGFIEDGLAEWKRLAERNRRIQSESFIEPGVERGRYEEEP, encoded by the coding sequence ATGTACGAGGCCGTCCACGCCGATCCAGACGGAGACAGTACGGTCGCCAGAGTTGCGGCGACGGCCGCCGACTACGGCCTCGAGGGTGTGGTCGTCCGCAATCGCGCCGGTGCTCGAGCGACGTACGACGCCGATGAGATCCGCGAGCGTTACGGCGTCGATGTCGTCTCGGGGATCGAAATTCACGCGGACACGCCCGAGCAGGCAAGCGGTGCAGTGGGGAACTACCGGACCGACAAGACGATCGTCGCAGTTGCCGGCGGCTCGCCGGCCCTGAATCGCTTCGCCGTTGAAAATGAAAAAGTCGACGTGCTCGCTCAGCCGTTCGCTGGCGATGGCGACGTGAATCACGTCATCGTGAAAGCAGCCCTCGAGAACGGTGTCCGTCTCGAGTTCGATCTCTCGCCGGTACTTCGGACCCATGGCGGTCGGCGCGTGCGAGCGCTGCAATCGCTTCGCAAACTCCGCGAAATCGTCGATCACTACGACGCCCCCTACGTGGTCAGCGCGCGGCCGAGTTCACACCTCGAGATACGCGCGCCGCGGGAACTGGACGCGCTTGGCGAGGAACTTGGCTTCTCGAGTGGGTTCATCGAGGATGGACTTGCTGAATGGAAACGCCTCGCCGAGCGCAATCGGCGGATTCAGTCCGAGTCGTTCATTGAGCCAGGGGTCGAACGAGGGAGATATGAAGAAGAGCCTTGA
- a CDS encoding ribosome assembly factor SBDS: MISLDEAVTARLESHGARFEVLVDPDAALAIKRDEFNGDLEEVIAAEDVFEDASRGDRPAEEDLEKVFETTEPLEIIPEVIKEGEIQITADQRREMQEQKRKQLITTIARNAINPQMDNAPHPPERIENALEEAGFTVDPMETVESQVDDALDELRPIIPIRFEEVTVAVQIPAEYAGSAQAQVRQFGDLEREEWQPDGSWIGAVTFPAGMQNDFYDVVNEHSSGKAETEIVKDKDDLKTR, translated from the coding sequence ATGATATCACTCGACGAGGCAGTGACGGCGCGACTCGAGTCACACGGAGCGCGCTTCGAGGTGCTTGTCGACCCGGATGCGGCACTCGCGATCAAACGCGATGAGTTCAACGGCGACTTAGAGGAGGTAATCGCCGCCGAAGACGTCTTTGAGGATGCCTCGCGCGGTGATCGACCGGCCGAAGAGGATCTCGAGAAAGTCTTCGAGACAACGGAGCCACTCGAGATCATCCCCGAAGTTATCAAAGAGGGAGAGATTCAGATCACGGCCGACCAGCGCCGTGAGATGCAAGAGCAAAAACGCAAGCAGTTGATCACCACGATCGCGCGCAACGCGATCAATCCGCAGATGGATAATGCGCCCCACCCACCAGAGCGCATCGAGAACGCCCTCGAGGAGGCGGGCTTTACTGTCGATCCGATGGAGACGGTCGAGTCACAGGTCGACGACGCACTCGATGAACTACGGCCGATTATTCCGATCCGTTTTGAGGAAGTGACCGTTGCCGTCCAAATTCCAGCAGAGTATGCTGGCAGTGCACAGGCACAGGTTCGCCAGTTCGGCGACTTAGAGCGAGAGGAGTGGCAACCAGATGGCTCGTGGATCGGTGCCGTTACGTTCCCCGCAGGGATGCAAAATGACTTCTATGACGTTGTCAACGAACACTCGAGCGGCAAGGCAGAGACGGAAATAGTCAAAGACAAAGACGATCTGAAAACGCGGTAG
- a CDS encoding Rpp14/Pop5 family protein: MKHLPKHLRPRWRYLAVALESWPDADLDRRSFQREVWYAGQNLLGDPGSADALLQVVNFEFADGVGEAIIKVRHGETDSARAAIACIDEIDGDAVGIRVCGISGTIRAAEEKYLGRRRQLSGQRNVVFGNEERVAIVRDDLADVRLDEAFTGATDLDYDSI; the protein is encoded by the coding sequence ATGAAACACCTCCCCAAACACCTCCGCCCGCGCTGGCGGTATCTGGCTGTCGCCCTCGAATCCTGGCCTGATGCCGACCTCGATCGGCGGTCGTTTCAGCGCGAGGTGTGGTATGCCGGCCAGAACCTGCTTGGCGACCCAGGCAGTGCCGATGCGTTGTTGCAAGTTGTGAACTTCGAATTCGCAGACGGCGTCGGCGAAGCCATTATCAAAGTCAGACACGGCGAGACAGACTCGGCTCGAGCGGCGATCGCCTGTATCGACGAGATCGACGGTGACGCCGTCGGTATCCGGGTTTGCGGTATCAGTGGCACGATCCGTGCCGCTGAAGAAAAGTATTTAGGACGCCGCCGGCAACTTTCTGGACAGAGAAACGTCGTGTTCGGGAACGAAGAGCGAGTCGCGATTGTGCGAGATGATCTCGCGGACGTGCGACTCGATGAGGCGTTCACGGGTGCGACAGACCTCGATTACGATTCAATTTAG
- a CDS encoding FUN14 domain-containing protein: protein MIDVDPTTLALEFLAAAVLGALVGFGAKRVAKLLAIIIGVQLMVVRYLESQEILIIDYERLTAGLVASQEQVATAGAEIHWAESLLATVPVGVGFLSGFLIGYHRG from the coding sequence ATGATCGACGTCGATCCAACGACGCTCGCCCTCGAGTTTCTCGCCGCTGCAGTCCTCGGGGCACTGGTCGGGTTTGGGGCGAAACGAGTTGCAAAACTTCTCGCGATAATTATTGGCGTCCAGTTGATGGTCGTTCGCTATCTCGAGTCACAGGAGATTCTCATTATCGACTACGAACGCCTCACGGCTGGTCTTGTCGCCTCGCAAGAACAGGTAGCAACCGCTGGTGCCGAGATACACTGGGCTGAATCACTGCTCGCGACTGTGCCGGTCGGTGTCGGCTTCCTCAGTGGCTTTCTGATCGGCTACCATCGCGGCTGA
- a CDS encoding thiolase family protein yields the protein MERVAIIGSSMTQFGQREEWVLDLLAEAGIDCLEDAGVDAADVEHLYVSNMASGEFEGQSGVVNALAHDIDAVPAYTQRVDQTSSSGGAGIYAAWQSVASGASDMTLLVGGEKMTHKTTGEATDVIASLTHPAEYKTGVTLPSFAGLTARHYLERFDAPRESLGKVAVKNHKNGVDNPHAQFQKEVDLETVLESPIVADPLRLYDFCPITDGSAALMLCPESVAKEYTDNYAVIAGIDGATDTHVVHEREDPTIMGGVVESGKGAYEMSGYGPDDIDVAELHDMFTILEFLQMEGLGFADQGEAWKLIEEGYTERDKGELPVNTSGGLKSKGHPLGASGVAQGVEIYEQLVGEAGPRQVEADVGLTCNVGGFGNCVITTIMEAAQ from the coding sequence ATGGAACGTGTTGCAATCATTGGCTCGTCGATGACCCAGTTCGGGCAGCGCGAGGAGTGGGTTCTTGACCTCCTCGCGGAGGCCGGGATCGACTGTCTCGAGGATGCAGGCGTCGATGCAGCGGACGTCGAGCACCTGTACGTCTCGAACATGGCAAGCGGCGAGTTCGAGGGCCAAAGTGGCGTCGTGAACGCACTCGCACACGACATCGATGCGGTGCCGGCGTACACCCAGCGTGTCGACCAGACCAGTTCCAGCGGCGGCGCGGGTATCTACGCCGCCTGGCAGTCGGTCGCAAGCGGCGCAAGCGACATGACGCTCCTCGTCGGCGGCGAGAAGATGACCCACAAGACGACCGGCGAGGCAACCGACGTGATCGCCTCGCTGACTCATCCCGCCGAGTACAAAACCGGCGTCACGCTCCCCTCGTTTGCTGGCCTGACGGCGCGACACTACCTCGAGCGCTTCGATGCCCCTCGAGAGAGCCTTGGCAAAGTCGCTGTCAAGAATCACAAAAACGGCGTCGACAACCCCCACGCGCAGTTCCAGAAGGAAGTCGACCTCGAGACTGTCCTCGAGTCGCCGATCGTTGCGGACCCGCTGCGGCTGTATGACTTCTGTCCGATCACCGACGGCTCGGCCGCACTCATGCTCTGTCCTGAATCCGTCGCGAAGGAGTACACGGACAACTACGCCGTTATCGCTGGCATCGACGGCGCGACCGACACTCACGTCGTCCACGAGCGCGAAGACCCAACGATCATGGGCGGCGTCGTCGAGAGCGGCAAGGGTGCCTACGAGATGAGCGGCTACGGTCCCGACGACATCGACGTCGCTGAACTCCACGATATGTTCACTATTCTCGAGTTCCTCCAGATGGAGGGACTTGGTTTCGCAGACCAGGGCGAGGCCTGGAAACTAATCGAGGAGGGCTACACGGAACGCGATAAGGGCGAGTTGCCGGTCAACACCTCCGGCGGCCTCAAGTCCAAGGGCCACCCACTCGGCGCGAGCGGCGTCGCCCAGGGCGTCGAAATCTACGAACAGCTCGTCGGCGAGGCTGGACCGCGACAGGTCGAAGCGGACGTCGGTCTCACGTGTAACGTCGGCGGCTTCGGTAACTGTGTCATCACGACCATCATGGAGGCAGCACAATGA
- a CDS encoding class I SAM-dependent methyltransferase, with protein MKKSLEDHAARFDEQATEYDESKSDEYRACANLVIEHAAPEADDIVLDLGTGTGAIALALAPDAKRVVGRDISEGMMDEARAKADEQGLENLEFDYGTFREPEYDGAVDTESSETPRAHTRSARVDVVTSNFAMHHLSDDEKREAIDVIAALEPQKFVLGDVMFFGEPDPDAVFYSPEVDDPATVGELADAFTDAGFSLTAVERVHEQVGVLVAERMPTSPATAETGLETDE; from the coding sequence ATGAAGAAGAGCCTTGAGGACCATGCCGCACGTTTCGACGAACAGGCGACGGAATACGACGAGTCGAAGTCTGACGAGTATCGCGCCTGTGCGAACCTCGTGATCGAACACGCCGCGCCCGAAGCAGACGACATCGTTCTCGATCTTGGAACCGGAACCGGCGCGATTGCACTTGCGCTCGCACCCGACGCGAAGCGAGTTGTCGGCCGCGACATCAGCGAGGGGATGATGGACGAAGCGCGAGCGAAAGCCGACGAACAGGGCCTCGAGAACCTCGAGTTCGACTACGGCACGTTCCGCGAACCCGAGTACGACGGCGCGGTCGACACCGAGTCGTCGGAGACGCCTCGAGCCCACACTCGCTCCGCTCGCGTGGACGTCGTCACCTCGAACTTCGCGATGCACCATCTCTCGGACGACGAAAAACGCGAGGCAATCGACGTCATCGCCGCGCTCGAGCCACAGAAATTCGTCCTCGGCGATGTGATGTTCTTCGGCGAGCCAGACCCCGATGCAGTGTTTTATTCGCCCGAGGTTGACGATCCGGCGACGGTCGGTGAGCTTGCGGATGCCTTTACTGACGCTGGGTTCTCGCTGACGGCAGTCGAACGCGTCCACGAGCAGGTTGGCGTCCTCGTCGCCGAACGGATGCCAACGTCGCCAGCCACCGCTGAGACGGGGCTGGAAACGGACGAGTGA
- the hflX gene encoding GTPase HflX — MNAIIAKRVDSGTPDTTEIRDLAEAAGYTVVGAVTQSRRADSALQLGEGKAEELAERVVDTDATTVIFDNRLGPYQTYNLGQLLPKGVEVIDRFTLILEIFGQRAQTRKAQLQVELAELRYELPRAEAKTSLAKRDEHPGFMGLGEYDESRERDIKDQISRINDELEQIEQTEEHRRERRRDSGFDLVALAGYTNAGKSTLLRQLADDLSVDENKDLHRDLDPTAESQDKLFTTLGTTTRRAAIEPRNVLVTDTVGFVSDLPHWLVESFKSTLDSVYRADLVLLVVDVSEEIDEIHEKLVTCHDTLYERNEAPIVTVLNKIDQVDDEELEEKKAALSSLAPAPVTVSAKTGTNVDTMLERIDHELPEWEEERLMLPMTDETMSLVSWIHDNANVDDVSYGDEDVVVSFEARPAVISQARSRASELQATAAESA; from the coding sequence ATGAACGCGATCATTGCTAAACGCGTCGACTCCGGAACGCCAGATACGACCGAAATTCGTGACCTTGCCGAAGCGGCCGGCTACACCGTCGTTGGAGCGGTCACCCAGTCTCGACGGGCTGACTCTGCCCTCCAACTTGGGGAAGGGAAAGCCGAAGAACTCGCCGAGCGCGTCGTCGATACCGACGCGACGACCGTCATCTTCGACAACCGACTCGGCCCCTATCAGACGTACAACCTCGGCCAACTCCTGCCCAAAGGTGTCGAGGTCATCGACCGGTTTACGCTCATCCTCGAGATTTTCGGCCAGCGCGCCCAAACACGCAAAGCCCAGTTACAGGTCGAACTCGCTGAACTACGATATGAACTCCCTCGCGCGGAGGCCAAAACCAGTCTCGCCAAACGCGATGAGCACCCCGGCTTCATGGGGCTTGGTGAGTACGATGAGAGTCGCGAACGCGACATCAAAGACCAGATCAGCCGGATCAATGACGAACTCGAGCAGATCGAGCAAACTGAAGAGCACCGCCGGGAACGGCGACGTGATTCGGGCTTCGATCTGGTCGCATTGGCGGGCTACACTAACGCCGGGAAGTCGACGCTGTTGCGCCAACTCGCCGACGATCTCTCGGTGGACGAAAACAAGGATCTGCATCGGGATCTGGACCCGACAGCCGAGTCCCAGGACAAACTCTTTACCACGCTCGGAACCACTACTCGCCGCGCGGCCATTGAGCCACGAAATGTCCTCGTCACGGACACCGTTGGGTTCGTCAGCGACCTACCCCACTGGCTTGTCGAATCGTTCAAGTCGACGCTCGATTCGGTCTACCGAGCGGATCTGGTCTTACTCGTCGTCGACGTCAGCGAGGAAATCGACGAGATTCACGAGAAACTCGTCACCTGCCACGACACCCTCTACGAGCGCAACGAAGCGCCGATCGTGACAGTGTTGAACAAGATCGATCAGGTCGATGACGAGGAACTTGAGGAGAAAAAAGCCGCACTCTCCTCGCTCGCGCCAGCCCCAGTCACCGTCAGCGCAAAGACGGGAACGAACGTCGATACGATGCTCGAGCGCATCGACCACGAACTGCCCGAGTGGGAAGAAGAACGGCTCATGCTGCCGATGACCGACGAGACGATGAGTCTCGTTTCGTGGATTCACGATAATGCAAACGTCGATGACGTGAGCTACGGCGATGAGGACGTAGTGGTCTCGTTCGAAGCCCGACCCGCCGTCATCTCACAGGCACGCTCGCGCGCGAGTGAGTTACAGGCGACAGCGGCCGAGTCAGCGTAG
- a CDS encoding OB-fold domain-containing protein encodes MTMEAIRYEDGSISYPGHPRGPGGAEPAETIDLSEYTAEVVTWTTSTATPPGVREPNTLAIVEFDVDGESVRAIGQATTDEIETGDEVRPVYVEELREPGAGIRESDSQEWDGYRFEPV; translated from the coding sequence ATGACGATGGAAGCGATCCGATACGAAGACGGCTCGATTAGCTACCCCGGCCATCCGCGCGGACCGGGCGGAGCAGAACCTGCAGAAACGATCGATCTGAGCGAGTACACCGCCGAAGTCGTCACCTGGACGACCTCGACGGCAACGCCACCCGGCGTCCGTGAGCCGAACACGCTCGCAATCGTCGAGTTCGATGTCGACGGTGAGTCAGTCCGGGCAATCGGGCAGGCGACGACTGACGAGATCGAAACCGGCGACGAGGTCCGTCCGGTCTACGTCGAGGAACTGCGCGAACCCGGTGCCGGCATCCGCGAATCCGACAGTCAGGAGTGGGACGGCTACCGATTCGAACCCGTTTAA
- the psmA gene encoding archaeal proteasome endopeptidase complex subunit alpha, producing MQGQAQQQAYDRGITIFSPDGRLYQVEYAREAVKRGTASIGVRTQDGVVLAVDKRVPSPLLEDSSVEKIHRADNHIGIASAGHVADARQLIDFARRQTQVNQLRYGEPIGVETLTKEVTDHIQQYTQVGGARPFGVALIVGGVDNGEPRLFETDPSGTPYEWKALAVGAERADLQEYLEENYDEEADLDGGIALALDALASVNDGSLLPSEVGLATIDVETEKFDQFDHDTIETHLDENDLLSSDEDEEADDE from the coding sequence ATGCAGGGACAAGCCCAACAGCAGGCCTACGACCGCGGCATCACGATCTTCTCACCGGATGGTCGACTCTACCAGGTCGAGTACGCCCGTGAGGCGGTCAAACGAGGAACAGCCAGCATCGGTGTGCGGACCCAAGACGGCGTCGTACTCGCCGTCGACAAACGAGTCCCATCGCCGCTGCTCGAGGACTCGAGCGTCGAGAAGATCCATCGTGCGGACAACCACATCGGTATCGCAAGCGCCGGCCACGTCGCCGACGCCCGCCAGCTGATCGACTTCGCGCGCCGACAGACGCAGGTTAACCAGCTGCGCTACGGCGAGCCAATCGGCGTCGAGACGCTGACGAAAGAAGTCACTGACCACATTCAGCAGTACACGCAGGTCGGTGGCGCACGACCGTTCGGCGTTGCACTGATTGTCGGCGGCGTCGACAACGGCGAACCTCGCCTGTTCGAGACCGACCCCTCGGGGACGCCATACGAGTGGAAGGCCCTGGCCGTCGGTGCCGAACGCGCCGACCTTCAGGAGTACCTCGAGGAGAACTACGACGAGGAAGCAGACCTCGACGGCGGCATCGCGCTCGCCCTCGACGCGCTTGCGTCGGTCAACGACGGCTCCTTGCTCCCGAGCGAGGTCGGCCTCGCAACGATCGATGTTGAGACCGAGAAGTTCGACCAGTTCGACCACGACACGATCGAAACCCACCTCGACGAGAACGACCTCCTCAGCAGCGATGAGGACGAAGAAGCCGACGACGAGTAA
- a CDS encoding Eco57I restriction-modification methylase domain-containing protein, whose amino-acid sequence MQTSHDFRTNRELFSNHYLEAHLPETTAWNAVSDATLEAAYEGLNALWGDANETAPKRNEAQLEERFIRPVFRHLGIPFEVEESTERTQRRPDYGFFESEASAREAFERREDGGDFYANAVAIADAKRWDRPLDTRGSGEHTRDFENPSYQIHVYLQETPAEWAVLTNGRTWRLYYAPMSHRLDSYYEIDLPELLETGDLEAFKYFYLFFRHEALLADGERCFLDAVYHESTVFAAELGADVQENVYEAITVLAEGFLQYPENDLEASDLERIHDSSLIYLYRLIFVLYAESEGRELLPTDNEIYRQSYSLNALKQEVATELDGPQQAYHAWQDTLHARLEELFQLIDQGSEACGIPPETLAVPAYNGGLFRTDPDENDSPEAQFLATHTVGDHALARVIELLARREADDGSKRFVDYSSLEVRHLGSIYEGLLEYRLNVADEPVALEGGEYVPVDADADASDETVVTEGEVYLTTDSGERAATGSYYTPEYIVEYIVEETLGPLVAEIQADLEDDASDEYADRFAERIFELRILDPAMGSGHFLTSAVDYLARAIIDAQETQAAQHGLETVDPARDINWARRRVAQRCLYGVDHNPLAVELAKVSLWLRTLAAEQPLAFLDHHLKTGNSLIGSDIEDVLDGDTDATEGGQLTLEQSFEHTRTRALEHVMDRFQELLAIDNETLADAKAMEDAYGEVQADPLYQHLLAMANVHTAAAFGLAVPDDAQRRMAEALRDDSWETIERQEWFRAAQQLASEERVFHWELEFPVAFYDTDGTRRADAGFDAVIGNPPYINIVRVPDDHVDYLKAEYETAFRRFDLYVLFSELAYEISAADAYHAYIVPDKLLTESYATNWRRLTLEEHGLETLLDVREANVFDDATNAPIAFVVRCGGSSESVVIDERVGTDSEPVFAPRTELPTSGFLETPDAQIRLDWTDHTQALLETIRADTIPLSRVAYASWGAQPGNASRFVFDERPDDLDQAEIKPLLKGSDLERFAVSDRERFLWYEPDELHRPAFPELFESEKLCFRKVAGQRGLVGTFDAEGFYTEDSVINVIRKADLLETDEDTLRARGIDVVDESRPTSDDGDDDGTAQTHTYDRDTIIYTDDLERSRDLSLQALLGIANSKLLHYYYATAISGQLNVFPEHVRSLPIDMGAATDDEIASAAARISELQTQRDALNGDVLAYLPSEPDGPALPDIGLYQPADSSILEATADEYDGLRIGTVRAKRDGETVTITATARYKPDDEDDHETDRWGYTETGFHDAFSLAALDETEATLVAAFVPAAAARAGGFAGFRETATKTNSLLDRLTAMVIPEPDSVAADLERYSETTARIADLEAERERLEDQIDRHVYEHYGLSETEIERVESAIRDE is encoded by the coding sequence ATGCAGACATCACACGACTTTCGTACGAATCGCGAGCTGTTCTCAAATCACTATCTCGAGGCCCACCTGCCGGAGACGACGGCCTGGAACGCAGTCAGCGATGCGACACTCGAGGCGGCCTACGAGGGCCTCAACGCGCTCTGGGGGGACGCAAACGAAACCGCACCGAAGCGAAACGAAGCCCAACTCGAGGAGCGGTTCATCCGGCCGGTGTTTCGCCACCTCGGGATTCCGTTCGAAGTCGAAGAAAGCACGGAGCGAACGCAGCGCCGGCCCGACTACGGCTTCTTCGAGTCCGAAGCGAGCGCCCGCGAGGCGTTCGAGCGCCGGGAGGATGGTGGAGACTTCTACGCGAATGCGGTCGCAATCGCGGACGCCAAACGCTGGGATCGCCCACTCGATACCCGTGGCTCTGGCGAGCACACACGGGACTTCGAAAACCCAAGCTACCAGATTCACGTCTATTTGCAGGAAACGCCCGCCGAGTGGGCCGTCCTCACGAACGGCCGCACATGGCGACTCTACTACGCGCCGATGAGTCACCGCCTCGATTCGTACTACGAGATTGATCTCCCCGAACTCCTCGAGACCGGCGACCTCGAGGCGTTCAAGTACTTTTATCTCTTCTTTCGCCACGAGGCATTGCTTGCGGACGGCGAGCGCTGTTTTCTCGATGCTGTCTATCACGAGTCGACAGTCTTTGCGGCGGAACTCGGCGCAGACGTTCAAGAGAACGTCTACGAGGCGATTACGGTGCTGGCCGAGGGCTTTCTCCAGTATCCGGAAAACGACCTCGAGGCGAGCGATCTCGAGCGGATTCACGATAGTTCGCTCATCTACCTCTATCGGCTCATTTTTGTACTCTATGCGGAAAGCGAGGGGCGAGAACTGCTGCCGACAGACAACGAGATCTATCGCCAATCGTACAGCCTGAACGCGCTCAAACAGGAAGTTGCGACGGAACTGGACGGGCCACAGCAGGCCTATCACGCCTGGCAGGACACGCTTCACGCCCGACTCGAGGAACTGTTCCAACTCATTGACCAGGGAAGCGAGGCTTGCGGGATTCCGCCAGAAACGCTCGCGGTGCCGGCGTACAACGGCGGCCTCTTTCGAACCGACCCCGACGAGAATGATAGCCCGGAAGCGCAGTTTCTCGCGACACACACCGTCGGTGACCACGCGCTCGCGCGGGTGATCGAACTATTGGCGCGACGCGAGGCAGACGACGGCAGCAAGCGCTTCGTTGATTACTCCTCGCTCGAGGTGCGCCATCTGGGAAGCATCTACGAAGGGCTGCTCGAGTATCGACTCAACGTGGCCGACGAGCCGGTAGCGCTCGAGGGTGGCGAGTACGTTCCCGTCGACGCCGACGCTGACGCCAGCGACGAGACGGTCGTCACCGAGGGAGAGGTCTATCTGACGACAGACAGCGGAGAGCGGGCTGCAACTGGCTCGTACTACACACCCGAGTACATCGTCGAGTACATCGTCGAGGAAACGCTCGGTCCGCTGGTCGCAGAGATCCAGGCTGACCTCGAGGATGACGCCAGCGACGAGTATGCTGACCGATTTGCCGAGCGTATCTTCGAATTACGCATCCTCGATCCCGCGATGGGAAGTGGGCACTTCCTGACGAGCGCAGTCGACTATCTCGCACGAGCGATCATCGATGCACAAGAGACCCAGGCCGCCCAGCACGGCCTCGAGACGGTGGATCCGGCCCGAGACATCAACTGGGCGCGACGGCGGGTCGCCCAGCGCTGTCTCTACGGCGTCGATCACAATCCGCTCGCAGTCGAACTCGCGAAGGTATCGCTGTGGCTTCGCACCCTGGCTGCCGAACAGCCACTGGCGTTTCTCGACCATCACCTCAAAACTGGCAACTCGCTCATCGGCAGCGACATCGAGGACGTACTCGATGGAGACACCGACGCGACCGAGGGCGGCCAACTCACCCTCGAGCAGTCGTTCGAACACACACGAACGCGCGCGCTCGAGCACGTCATGGACCGATTTCAGGAACTGCTTGCGATCGATAACGAAACGCTTGCAGACGCCAAGGCGATGGAAGACGCCTACGGCGAGGTACAGGCGGATCCGCTCTATCAGCACCTGCTGGCGATGGCGAACGTGCACACGGCAGCGGCGTTTGGGCTAGCCGTTCCCGATGACGCCCAACGACGCATGGCCGAGGCACTGCGAGATGACTCTTGGGAGACAATCGAACGCCAAGAGTGGTTCCGCGCTGCCCAGCAACTGGCTTCCGAGGAACGCGTTTTCCACTGGGAACTCGAGTTCCCGGTCGCGTTTTACGATACAGATGGCACTCGCCGCGCGGATGCCGGCTTCGACGCCGTGATCGGGAATCCGCCGTACATCAACATCGTTCGCGTTCCCGACGACCACGTCGACTATCTCAAAGCCGAATACGAGACAGCGTTCCGCCGATTCGATCTGTATGTGCTGTTCTCAGAACTCGCCTACGAAATCAGCGCTGCAGACGCCTATCACGCCTATATCGTCCCGGACAAACTCCTCACGGAATCGTACGCGACGAACTGGCGACGGCTGACGCTCGAGGAGCATGGGCTCGAAACACTCCTTGACGTGCGCGAGGCGAACGTCTTCGACGATGCGACGAACGCACCAATCGCGTTCGTGGTCCGCTGTGGAGGGTCATCCGAGTCAGTTGTGATCGACGAGCGAGTCGGTACCGACTCGGAGCCAGTGTTCGCACCCCGCACCGAACTCCCGACCAGTGGCTTTCTCGAGACGCCTGACGCACAGATACGACTCGACTGGACCGACCATACGCAGGCACTCCTCGAGACGATTCGTGCGGACACCATCCCGCTCTCGAGGGTTGCCTACGCGAGTTGGGGCGCACAGCCGGGCAATGCGAGCCGGTTCGTCTTCGACGAGCGCCCGGACGATCTAGATCAAGCGGAGATCAAACCGTTGCTCAAGGGCAGCGACCTCGAGAGGTTCGCAGTTTCTGACCGGGAGCGGTTCCTCTGGTACGAGCCGGATGAACTCCACCGACCGGCGTTTCCCGAACTGTTCGAGAGCGAGAAGCTGTGTTTCCGGAAAGTGGCTGGCCAGCGCGGCCTCGTTGGCACGTTCGACGCTGAAGGCTTTTACACCGAAGATTCCGTCATCAACGTGATCCGCAAGGCCGACTTGCTCGAGACAGACGAGGATACCCTGCGTGCCCGCGGGATCGACGTCGTCGACGAGTCACGTCCTACGAGCGACGACGGCGACGACGACGGAACGGCACAGACACACACCTACGACAGAGATACGATCATCTACACGGACGACCTCGAGCGTTCGCGCGACCTCTCCTTGCAGGCTCTGCTCGGCATCGCCAACTCGAAACTGTTGCACTACTACTACGCGACGGCAATCAGCGGCCAGTTGAACGTCTTCCCTGAGCACGTTCGGTCGCTCCCGATCGATATGGGGGCTGCGACCGACGACGAAATAGCCAGTGCGGCAGCCCGAATCAGCGAGTTACAGACACAGAGAGACGCGCTAAACGGCGACGTGCTTGCGTATCTCCCATCCGAGCCTGACGGGCCAGCCCTTCCAGATATTGGCCTGTACCAGCCCGCCGACTCGTCGATTCTCGAGGCCACAGCCGACGAGTACGACGGGCTTCGCATCGGCACCGTTCGAGCCAAACGCGATGGGGAGACGGTCACGATCACGGCGACGGCGCGGTACAAGCCCGATGACGAGGACGACCACGAAACCGACCGATGGGGCTACACGGAAACCGGATTTCACGACGCATTTTCACTCGCGGCGCTCGATGAAACAGAGGCCACGCTCGTTGCAGCGTTCGTCCCTGCCGCAGCCGCCAGGGCTGGCGGATTCGCCGGCTTCCGTGAAACGGCGACGAAGACCAACTCGCTTCTTGACCGGCTCACAGCCATGGTCATCCCTGAACCCGACAGCGTTGCTGCCGACCTCGAGCGCTATAGCGAGACGACCGCCAGAATTGCCGACCTCGAGGCCGAACGCGAACGCCTCGAGGACCAAATCGATCGCCATGTCTATGAACACTACGGGCTCTCCGAGACAGAAATTGAACGGGTTGAATCGGCGATTCGCGACGAATAA